A genomic stretch from Mycobacterium paraterrae includes:
- a CDS encoding cytochrome P450 — MSTYDTIDFFTDPSLVPDPHPYFDYLRSQNPVHKLPHHNVVAVTGWEEANAVYKDPETFSNCVALGGPFPPLPFEVDCEDLTAHVEAHRSQFPMFEHMVTMDPPDHTKARSILSRLLTPSRLKENEEFMWRLADRQLDEFLGNGECEFIAEYSKPFATLVIADLLGVPEEDHKQFRTVLGADRPGARVGALDLESVGVNPLEWLDDKFCSYIEDRRSSPRDDVLTSLATAKYPDGSTPEVIEVSRSATFLFAAGQETTAKLLSAALQAIGDRPEVQQRLREDRSLIPAFIEESLRMESPVKSDSRLALRSATIGGVDIPVGTIVMILPGAANRDPRRFEDPHEFRIDRKNVREHMAFARGVHSCPGAPLARVEGRVSIERILDRMSDISISETQHGPIDQRRYTFEPTYILRGLSDLHLTFTPRPALAPVG; from the coding sequence ATGAGCACCTACGACACGATCGACTTCTTCACCGACCCGTCGCTGGTTCCCGACCCGCACCCCTACTTCGATTACCTGCGCAGCCAAAACCCGGTGCACAAACTGCCCCACCACAACGTCGTCGCGGTGACGGGGTGGGAAGAGGCCAACGCGGTCTACAAAGACCCGGAGACCTTCTCTAATTGCGTTGCGCTCGGCGGGCCGTTTCCGCCGCTGCCGTTCGAGGTCGACTGTGAGGATCTCACCGCGCACGTCGAGGCACACCGCAGCCAGTTCCCGATGTTCGAGCACATGGTCACCATGGACCCGCCCGACCACACCAAGGCACGGTCGATCCTGAGCCGGTTGCTCACGCCGAGCCGGCTGAAGGAGAACGAGGAGTTCATGTGGCGGTTGGCCGACCGTCAGCTCGACGAATTCCTGGGCAACGGCGAGTGCGAGTTCATCGCCGAATACTCAAAGCCGTTCGCCACCTTGGTGATCGCGGACCTGCTGGGCGTCCCGGAGGAAGACCACAAGCAGTTCCGAACGGTGCTGGGCGCCGATCGTCCCGGTGCGCGGGTGGGCGCCCTGGACCTCGAATCGGTCGGGGTCAATCCGCTGGAGTGGCTCGACGACAAGTTCTGCTCCTACATCGAGGATCGCCGCAGCTCCCCGCGCGACGACGTGCTGACGTCGTTGGCGACGGCCAAGTATCCCGACGGTTCCACGCCGGAAGTCATCGAGGTAAGCCGTTCGGCGACATTCCTTTTCGCCGCGGGGCAGGAGACCACGGCTAAGTTGCTGTCGGCCGCGCTGCAGGCGATCGGCGATCGGCCCGAAGTTCAGCAGCGCCTTCGCGAGGACCGCAGCCTGATCCCCGCGTTCATCGAGGAGTCGCTGCGGATGGAGAGCCCGGTCAAGAGCGACTCGCGGCTCGCCTTGCGGTCGGCCACCATCGGCGGTGTCGACATCCCGGTCGGCACCATCGTGATGATCCTTCCCGGTGCGGCCAACCGCGACCCGCGGCGATTCGAGGACCCACACGAATTCCGGATCGACCGCAAAAACGTCCGCGAGCACATGGCGTTCGCCCGCGGCGTGCACTCCTGCCCGGGCGCACCGCTGGCGCGTGTCGAAGGCCGCGTCTCGATCGAGCGCATCCTCGACCGGATGTCCGACATCTCCATCAGCGAGACACAGCATGGCCCAATCGACCAGCGCCGCTACACCTTCGAGCCGACCTACATCCTGCGGGGCCTGTCGGATTTGCACCTGACGTTCACGCCGCGGCCCGCACTGGCGCCGGTGGGCTGA
- a CDS encoding cytochrome P450: MPDTETVELYYDPYDPDIDDDPYPVWKRMREEAPLYYNEKYNFFALSRYHDVARELHNWQTYRSGRGTTADILFNNIEVPPGILLFEDPPLHDLHRKLLSKVFTPRRMLAVESLVRDFCIGELDPLVGSQGFDFIADLGAVLPMRTIGYLLGIPEEHQAAIRDRNGAFIDVTKGAGPEAVSQKIFEDTITMFAEFIEYRAEHPSDDLMTELLAAEIEEADGTRRPLSRTEVLSYTAMIAGAGNETTTRLIGFMAQLLSDHPDQRRELVADRSLIPGAIEESLRYEPPSPVQARYVAHDAELYDRTIPEGSFMLLLNASANRDESQFPDADRFDIHRRGSHLSFGQGLHFCLGSALARLEARVAFEEVLTRWPDWDVDYANAERAHTASVRGWARLPVFTG; encoded by the coding sequence ATGCCAGACACCGAAACCGTCGAATTGTATTACGACCCCTACGATCCCGATATCGACGACGATCCCTATCCGGTGTGGAAGCGGATGCGCGAAGAAGCACCGCTGTATTACAACGAGAAGTACAACTTCTTCGCGCTGAGCCGCTATCACGACGTGGCCCGCGAGCTGCACAACTGGCAGACGTATCGCAGCGGTCGAGGCACCACGGCCGACATCTTGTTCAACAACATCGAAGTGCCGCCGGGCATTCTGCTGTTCGAAGACCCGCCGCTACACGACCTGCATCGCAAGTTGCTGTCGAAGGTATTCACCCCGCGGCGAATGCTCGCCGTCGAGTCCCTCGTCCGTGACTTCTGCATCGGTGAGCTGGATCCCCTGGTCGGCTCCCAGGGATTCGATTTCATCGCCGACCTCGGCGCGGTGCTCCCGATGCGGACGATCGGTTACCTGTTGGGCATTCCGGAAGAGCACCAAGCCGCCATCCGGGATCGCAACGGCGCGTTCATCGACGTCACCAAGGGCGCGGGACCAGAGGCGGTGAGCCAGAAGATTTTCGAAGACACCATTACGATGTTCGCCGAATTCATTGAATACCGTGCCGAGCATCCCTCCGACGACCTGATGACCGAACTACTCGCCGCGGAGATCGAGGAGGCCGACGGCACCCGTCGGCCCCTGTCGCGCACCGAGGTGCTCTCCTACACCGCGATGATCGCCGGCGCCGGCAACGAGACCACGACTCGATTGATCGGCTTCATGGCGCAACTGCTGTCCGACCACCCCGACCAACGCCGAGAGCTGGTGGCCGACCGGTCGCTGATACCCGGCGCCATCGAGGAGTCGTTGCGCTACGAGCCGCCGTCGCCGGTGCAGGCCCGCTACGTCGCGCACGACGCGGAGCTCTACGACCGCACGATTCCGGAGGGGTCATTCATGTTGCTGCTCAACGCCTCTGCGAATCGTGACGAGTCTCAGTTTCCCGATGCCGACCGATTCGACATCCACCGGCGCGGCAGCCACCTGAGTTTCGGGCAGGGCCTGCATTTCTGCCTGGGTTCGGCGCTGGCCCGACTGGAAGCCAGGGTGGCCTTCGAAGAGGTGCTCACCCGGTGGCCCGACTGGGATGTCGACTACGCCAACGCCGAACGGGCACACACCGCCAGTGTTCGCGGCTGGGCCCGCCTACCCGTGTTCACCGGGTAG
- a CDS encoding TetR/AcrR family transcriptional regulator, whose protein sequence is MSQRSAAKPRTAAAPLRRQRGEPRRLLLDAARELFGRQDYRSTTTREIALAAGVTEHLLFRNFGSKAALFREALVLPFTSFIDEFGSTWQSVNHAEAVEEELAGHFVGQLYDLFVEHRGLLLTLMAAEALSDEELAEAGIDDVKRALQVLGRISAEGMNIRGLQSDHPDLPAHSTVAMIAGMAALRSTYFGVTPPSREVIIDELVQAILHGFLHRND, encoded by the coding sequence GTGTCTCAGCGATCAGCTGCCAAACCGCGCACCGCCGCCGCGCCCCTACGACGGCAGCGTGGCGAGCCGCGTCGGCTCTTGCTCGATGCTGCTCGCGAGCTGTTCGGCCGCCAGGACTATCGCAGCACCACCACCCGCGAAATCGCTTTGGCGGCAGGCGTTACCGAGCACCTGCTGTTCCGGAATTTCGGCAGCAAGGCCGCACTGTTCCGGGAGGCGCTGGTGCTGCCTTTCACCAGCTTCATCGATGAGTTCGGTAGCACCTGGCAGTCGGTCAACCACGCCGAGGCCGTCGAGGAGGAGCTTGCCGGCCACTTCGTCGGTCAGCTCTACGACCTGTTCGTCGAACATCGGGGTCTGCTGCTGACCCTGATGGCCGCCGAGGCGCTGAGCGACGAGGAGTTGGCCGAGGCGGGGATCGACGACGTCAAGCGGGCGCTGCAGGTGCTGGGCCGAATCAGCGCCGAGGGCATGAATATTCGCGGGCTGCAGTCGGATCACCCCGACCTGCCGGCGCACTCCACGGTCGCGATGATCGCCGGCATGGCGGCGCTGCGATCGACCTACTTCGGCGTCACGCCGCCGTCGCGAGAAGTGATTATCGACGAGCTCGTGCAGGCGATCCTGCACGGCTTCCTGCACCGCAACGATTGA
- a CDS encoding spirocyclase AveC family protein, translating to MSDQMTPAIQVGSAFALVGGVSFTALAVYLSVRQRRMHPLLLLCISAMSFSWIEAPYDWAMYAQFPAALPRMPSWWPLNMTWGGLPLFVPIGYISYFVLPAFTATALGRWLIKRFGWRRPQTLLTVGLLVGFTWALLFNGFLGAKLGVFYYGRVIPGLAIREGTIHQYPLYDALAMAIQMMVFTYLLGRTDGDGRNVLEMWAAKRSKTPLQAATLSVVAVILVGNLLYGAVFAPHLITKLGGWVSVEPPGQLFPGIPNQPK from the coding sequence ATGAGTGACCAGATGACTCCGGCCATTCAGGTGGGCAGCGCCTTCGCTCTCGTCGGCGGCGTCTCGTTCACCGCATTGGCCGTGTACTTGAGTGTTCGACAACGCCGCATGCATCCCCTTCTCCTGCTGTGTATTTCGGCGATGTCATTTTCGTGGATCGAGGCGCCCTACGACTGGGCGATGTATGCGCAGTTCCCCGCCGCCCTCCCCCGGATGCCGTCGTGGTGGCCGCTCAACATGACCTGGGGCGGACTCCCACTGTTCGTCCCGATCGGCTACATCTCGTACTTCGTGCTACCGGCCTTCACGGCCACCGCGCTCGGCCGATGGCTGATCAAGCGTTTCGGGTGGCGCCGGCCCCAGACGTTGCTGACTGTCGGCCTGCTCGTCGGTTTTACCTGGGCACTGTTGTTCAACGGCTTCCTCGGCGCCAAACTCGGTGTCTTCTACTACGGCCGGGTCATTCCGGGTCTGGCTATCCGCGAGGGGACCATTCACCAGTACCCGCTGTACGACGCGCTGGCCATGGCCATCCAGATGATGGTCTTCACCTACCTGCTGGGGCGAACCGACGGCGACGGACGCAACGTCCTTGAGATGTGGGCGGCCAAGCGGTCGAAGACCCCGCTGCAGGCGGCGACGCTGTCCGTCGTCGCAGTCATCTTGGTCGGAAACCTGCTCTACGGCGCCGTTTTCGCGCCTCATCTGATCACCAAGCTGGGCGGCTGGGTGAGCGTTGAGCCTCCAGGCCAGCTATTCCCCGGCATCCCGAATCAGCCGAAGTAG
- a CDS encoding NAD(P)H-dependent amine dehydrogenase family protein, whose amino-acid sequence MTHQHRVVVWATGGIGSIAIRAIQRRPDLELVGVWVHSPEKVGKDAGELANGEPIGLAATDDADALMALKPDCVIYAASGPERDALAIPDYVKLLEAGLNVVTTSTTRLVNPHLYEPAEWRDQLAAAAKQGQASLYASGIEPGFAADYLPLVLSTQSSQIEKIHAFEIGLYDDYGVPDIMINGLGFGQPLDYQPWISYPGAIAGEWQGQIRLVADALGVELQEVREGFDRAATDRTLDVAMGTVEAGTCGAIRMQAIGVVDDREAIVIEHVTRLAHDVAPDWPTGIGDLSYRVKITGDPDIDCTLAATLRDPQRAGIAGMTSGAGAMVATAMRVVNAVPYVVAAEPGLLSSVDLPLTIPRNAFVTR is encoded by the coding sequence ATGACACATCAGCATCGCGTCGTCGTCTGGGCCACCGGCGGCATCGGATCGATCGCCATTCGCGCCATCCAGCGCCGGCCCGACCTCGAACTCGTTGGCGTGTGGGTGCATTCGCCCGAGAAGGTCGGCAAGGACGCCGGCGAACTTGCCAACGGTGAACCGATCGGCCTCGCCGCGACCGACGATGCCGACGCGTTGATGGCCCTGAAGCCCGACTGCGTCATCTACGCCGCGAGCGGCCCGGAGCGCGACGCCCTGGCCATCCCGGACTACGTAAAACTACTCGAAGCGGGCCTCAACGTGGTCACGACCAGCACCACCCGACTGGTCAATCCACACCTGTACGAGCCGGCGGAATGGCGCGATCAACTCGCCGCGGCGGCCAAGCAGGGTCAGGCATCGCTGTACGCCTCGGGCATCGAACCCGGCTTCGCCGCCGATTACCTGCCGCTGGTGCTGTCAACCCAGTCGTCGCAGATCGAGAAGATCCATGCTTTCGAGATCGGGTTGTACGACGACTACGGCGTGCCCGACATCATGATCAACGGACTGGGCTTCGGCCAACCGTTGGACTATCAGCCGTGGATCAGCTACCCCGGCGCCATCGCGGGCGAATGGCAGGGTCAGATCCGGCTGGTCGCCGACGCACTCGGGGTCGAATTGCAAGAAGTGCGTGAGGGTTTCGACCGCGCCGCGACCGACCGAACGCTGGACGTCGCCATGGGGACCGTCGAGGCCGGGACGTGTGGGGCCATCCGCATGCAGGCGATCGGCGTGGTCGACGACCGTGAAGCGATCGTCATCGAGCACGTCACCCGGTTGGCCCACGACGTTGCGCCGGATTGGCCGACCGGCATCGGCGACCTGTCCTACCGCGTGAAGATCACTGGCGATCCGGACATCGACTGCACGCTCGCGGCGACACTGCGCGACCCGCAGCGGGCCGGGATCGCGGGGATGACGTCCGGCGCGGGCGCGATGGTGGCGACCGCAATGCGGGTGGTCAACGCCGTACCGTATGTCGTTGCCGCAGAACCGGGTTTGCTCAGTTCGGTGGATTTGCCGCTGACGATCCCGCGCAATGCCTTCGTAACGCGGTGA
- a CDS encoding twin-arginine translocation pathway signal produces the protein MSSESSSLDDDTVAEESDAQETAAESGIDSSPETTGVIDRAVTSVLVHWRPVLLTASVVVAVGLVVTLFFTRYLPDRKIDEAAAQRAIQAASDGAVAALSYSSDSMDRDFTKARSHLTGDFLAYYDKFTKDFVVPAVQKKQLTQTAAVVRAAVSELHPDSAVVLLFLNETTVSKDKPQPLITPSGVRITLTKVGGSWLISKLDPVV, from the coding sequence ATGAGTTCCGAATCTTCGTCGCTCGACGACGACACCGTCGCGGAAGAGTCGGACGCGCAGGAAACCGCCGCCGAATCCGGCATCGATTCATCGCCAGAGACCACCGGCGTGATCGACCGCGCGGTCACCAGCGTGCTGGTGCACTGGCGACCGGTTCTCCTGACGGCATCGGTCGTTGTCGCAGTGGGACTCGTCGTCACCCTGTTCTTCACCCGTTACCTGCCCGACCGAAAGATCGACGAGGCCGCAGCGCAGCGTGCAATACAGGCCGCCTCGGACGGTGCCGTTGCGGCGCTGTCATATTCGAGCGACAGCATGGATCGCGACTTCACCAAGGCGCGGTCGCACCTGACTGGTGATTTCCTGGCTTATTACGACAAGTTCACCAAGGACTTCGTCGTGCCCGCGGTGCAGAAGAAGCAGCTCACACAGACCGCTGCGGTAGTGAGAGCGGCGGTGTCAGAACTGCATCCGGACTCGGCCGTCGTCCTGCTTTTCCTGAACGAGACCACCGTCAGCAAGGACAAACCACAACCGCTGATCACCCCGAGCGGCGTGCGGATCACGCTGACAAAAGTCGGTGGTTCGTGGCTGATTTCCAAATTGGATCCGGTGGTCTGA
- a CDS encoding MCE family protein has product MLTRFIRIQLLLFTVVGIVGVVAMVLFYIQAPMLLGIGRMTVTVELPATGGLYRFSNVTYRGVQIGKVTGVSLTAKGAKATLSIDSSQRIPANLKADVLSVSAVGEQYVDLQPRTDSGPYLHDGSVIAMHDTTIPQAVGPMLDQLSALVKSLPQNKIGQLLDESFRAFNGAGYDLGSLTESTSRISADSNNIVDRTRSLTEDSQSLLNAQAQTTGSIRTWARSLAGISDVLNNDDSKVRTILHEGPGALDEASRLFQQIKPTLPVLLANLTTIGQIGVTYHPSIEQLLVLLPASVAYEQTAAPQNWPDGQARGDFALTIDDPPICTVGFLPQSQWRSPADLSDIDTPDGLYCKLPQDSPLAVRGARNYPCMGHPGKRAPTVEICNSDKPYMPLAMRQHVLGPSPLDPNLLAQGVPPDDRVTADKRIFGPVEGTPLPLGAVPRGAPPGPRGTNPPPGTLGAAAPPAPSAANMSTQAGDFPSIAPLDVAPPAAVRRPSPPPKPPAVIDGGGSHAAPSSFEGKGIQPVPPVAVASYDPRTGRYITSDGKYFQQSNLAAPTAPKKWQDLFPT; this is encoded by the coding sequence ATGCTGACGCGCTTCATCCGGATCCAGCTGCTGCTCTTCACCGTCGTGGGCATCGTCGGCGTGGTCGCCATGGTGCTGTTCTACATCCAGGCACCGATGCTGCTCGGTATCGGCCGGATGACCGTGACGGTCGAACTGCCCGCTACCGGCGGGCTGTACCGGTTCTCCAACGTGACCTATCGCGGAGTGCAGATCGGCAAGGTTACCGGTGTGTCGCTCACCGCGAAGGGCGCAAAGGCGACGCTGTCGATTGACAGCTCCCAGCGAATCCCGGCGAACCTGAAAGCCGATGTGCTCAGCGTCTCCGCGGTGGGCGAGCAGTACGTGGATTTGCAACCGCGCACCGATTCGGGACCGTACCTGCACGATGGCTCGGTAATTGCCATGCACGACACCACGATTCCGCAAGCGGTCGGGCCGATGCTCGACCAGCTGAGTGCCTTGGTGAAGAGCCTTCCGCAGAATAAGATCGGCCAACTGCTAGACGAGTCCTTCAGAGCGTTCAATGGGGCCGGCTACGATCTCGGGTCGCTGACCGAGTCGACATCGCGAATCTCGGCTGACTCCAACAACATTGTCGACCGGACCCGCTCCCTTACTGAAGACTCGCAGTCGCTGTTGAACGCACAAGCGCAAACAACGGGCTCCATCCGGACGTGGGCACGCAGCCTCGCCGGGATCTCGGATGTGCTGAACAACGACGACTCCAAGGTTCGAACTATTCTGCACGAGGGACCCGGCGCGTTGGACGAGGCGTCGCGGCTCTTTCAGCAGATCAAGCCGACGCTGCCGGTGCTGCTTGCCAACCTGACCACGATCGGACAGATCGGCGTCACCTACCATCCGTCGATTGAGCAGCTGCTGGTGTTGTTACCGGCTTCGGTTGCCTACGAGCAGACCGCCGCGCCACAAAACTGGCCCGACGGGCAGGCCCGGGGTGACTTCGCGCTGACCATCGATGATCCGCCCATCTGCACGGTCGGCTTCCTGCCGCAAAGTCAATGGCGATCGCCGGCTGATCTCAGCGACATCGACACCCCGGACGGTTTGTATTGCAAATTGCCGCAGGATTCGCCGCTGGCGGTACGGGGCGCTCGCAACTACCCGTGCATGGGACACCCAGGTAAGCGCGCGCCCACTGTCGAAATCTGCAACAGCGACAAGCCGTACATGCCGTTGGCGATGCGTCAGCATGTGCTTGGCCCGTCTCCCCTGGATCCCAACCTATTGGCGCAGGGCGTCCCGCCTGACGATCGGGTGACCGCCGACAAACGGATCTTTGGCCCGGTCGAGGGAACACCGCTGCCGTTGGGCGCCGTTCCGCGCGGAGCACCGCCGGGACCGCGGGGAACGAACCCACCACCGGGCACATTAGGCGCTGCCGCGCCGCCGGCACCGTCGGCAGCCAACATGTCCACTCAGGCGGGCGATTTCCCGTCGATTGCGCCGCTCGACGTGGCGCCGCCGGCTGCCGTGCGTCGGCCGTCACCGCCACCGAAGCCGCCGGCCGTGATCGACGGTGGCGGTTCGCATGCGGCCCCGAGTTCGTTCGAGGGCAAGGGAATTCAGCCCGTTCCGCCAGTCGCTGTCGCCTCGTATGATCCGCGGACCGGTCGCTACATCACCTCGGACGGCAAGTACTTCCAGCAGTCAAACCTGGCAGCACCGACGGCGCCGAAGAAGTGGCAGGACCTGTTTCCGACATAG
- a CDS encoding MCE family protein, with protein MTPTRRVVRRVAAIGCCVMLMSTGCAFHGLNSLPLPGAVGRGPDADIYHVELSNVITMESNSPVLVGDVVVGSVGPMTVKDWHADVEISVKHDLVIPANVEASVGQTSLLGSMHLELNPPLGQPGVGRLRPGATIPLSRSSTYPSTEQTLSSLALVVNGGGLGQIGEIIHNFSAALAGRGGAVRDLINRFDTFVGTLDEQRDNIVESIRALDQIGGTFAAQRDVITQALRKVPPALDVLIKERPRLTAALDALRKFSNTTTGLINDTQADLVRNLNNLGPTVKGLADVGPDIDSALAALTVFPFTQNFVDRAVRGDYFNLHVQLDLSIPRLKRGLMLGTHWGQVGEQQIPAPGDPPYLQYTRDPLHAGFGPPPGRPGTAPAPAGVPPAGPQAPPPPGAAQPNLQFSAPLPGPAAPAPGYGPLPGPAPNAAATEGSR; from the coding sequence ATGACCCCCACTCGACGTGTCGTGCGGCGCGTGGCCGCCATCGGATGCTGCGTGATGCTGATGAGTACCGGGTGCGCTTTCCACGGTCTCAACTCGCTGCCACTACCCGGAGCCGTGGGACGTGGGCCGGACGCAGATATCTATCACGTTGAACTGTCGAATGTCATTACCATGGAATCGAATTCGCCGGTATTGGTCGGTGACGTCGTAGTCGGCAGTGTCGGCCCGATGACGGTGAAAGACTGGCATGCCGACGTCGAGATCTCGGTCAAGCACGACCTGGTCATCCCGGCCAACGTCGAAGCCAGCGTCGGCCAGACGAGCCTGTTGGGCTCCATGCACCTGGAGCTCAATCCACCGCTCGGACAGCCCGGCGTGGGCCGGCTTCGGCCGGGCGCCACCATCCCGCTGAGCCGATCATCGACCTACCCCTCGACCGAACAGACGCTGTCGTCGCTGGCGCTCGTCGTCAACGGTGGAGGACTCGGGCAGATCGGCGAGATCATCCATAACTTCAGCGCGGCGCTGGCGGGCCGTGGCGGCGCTGTCCGCGACTTGATCAACCGCTTCGACACGTTCGTAGGGACGTTGGACGAACAACGCGACAACATCGTCGAGTCGATTCGGGCCTTGGACCAGATCGGCGGCACCTTCGCGGCTCAGCGCGACGTGATCACGCAGGCACTGCGCAAAGTTCCACCCGCACTTGATGTGCTGATCAAGGAGCGGCCGCGGCTGACGGCGGCGCTGGATGCGTTGCGCAAGTTCAGCAACACAACCACGGGCCTGATCAACGACACTCAGGCTGACTTGGTCAGGAATCTGAACAATCTGGGTCCGACCGTCAAGGGACTCGCCGACGTCGGACCGGATATCGATTCGGCGCTCGCGGCGTTGACGGTCTTCCCGTTCACCCAGAACTTCGTCGACCGCGCCGTGCGCGGCGACTACTTCAACCTGCACGTGCAGTTGGACCTGTCGATTCCTCGCCTCAAGCGAGGACTGATGCTCGGGACGCATTGGGGGCAAGTCGGCGAACAGCAGATACCCGCGCCGGGCGATCCGCCGTACCTGCAATACACCCGCGACCCGTTGCACGCGGGCTTCGGGCCGCCGCCCGGTAGGCCAGGGACCGCTCCTGCACCCGCTGGCGTGCCGCCGGCGGGCCCCCAGGCCCCGCCGCCGCCCGGAGCTGCTCAGCCGAATCTCCAATTCAGTGCGCCGCTACCCGGCCCGGCCGCGCCGGCACCGGGATACGGTCCGCTACCCGGACCCGCGCCGAATGCCGCAGCGACGGAGGGGAGCAGGTAG
- a CDS encoding MCE family protein → MSPGIPRNRLTAVAGVVLAILLLGGAAFVVRQIFFGPKTITAYFTSATAIYPGDQVRVSGVKVGTIKSIEPQGTKAKMTLHVDHDVPIPADAKAVIVTQNLVAARYVELTPSYRSSGPVMADGAVIPVDRTAIPVEWDEVKSQLMRLATDLGPNAKVTTPAVSRFIDSAANALSGDNGDKLRQTLAQLSGVARTIANGSGNIVDIIKNLQTFVTALRDSNIQMVQFNNRLATLTSVVDDNKSDLDAALNDLSSAVGEVQRFIAGTRDETSEQIDRLGKAIQPLVDQHMALENILHGAPTALSNFFNDYNADTGTIVGGFGIMDFANPVASGLIAPIPIPGCAQVQAIENVTATESGKLCALFLGPGLRVLNFNSLPIPINPFIQKGIDPANVEYTEDRLAPGGAGPKPGPPETLPAISAYTGLNGDSVVPGPAPSVPLPRIPGAAMPEPPPPSTPVPPPPSLPGMLLPAEAGHP, encoded by the coding sequence ATGAGCCCTGGTATCCCGCGCAACCGGCTCACCGCGGTCGCGGGGGTCGTACTCGCGATACTGCTTCTGGGTGGGGCGGCCTTCGTCGTCCGGCAGATCTTCTTCGGCCCGAAGACGATCACCGCGTACTTCACGTCGGCCACCGCGATCTATCCCGGCGACCAGGTGCGAGTTTCCGGCGTCAAAGTCGGCACGATCAAATCCATTGAACCGCAGGGTACAAAGGCAAAGATGACGTTGCACGTCGACCACGACGTGCCCATCCCCGCGGACGCGAAAGCGGTGATCGTCACCCAGAACCTGGTTGCCGCCCGCTATGTCGAACTCACTCCGTCGTATCGCAGCAGCGGCCCGGTGATGGCCGATGGCGCGGTGATCCCGGTCGACCGGACGGCGATTCCGGTGGAGTGGGACGAGGTCAAGTCGCAATTGATGCGATTGGCAACGGATTTGGGCCCGAACGCCAAGGTGACGACACCTGCGGTATCTCGTTTCATCGACAGCGCCGCCAACGCGCTGTCCGGTGACAACGGTGACAAGCTGCGTCAGACACTGGCCCAACTGTCCGGGGTGGCACGGACCATTGCGAACGGCAGCGGCAACATCGTCGACATCATCAAGAACCTGCAGACGTTTGTTACCGCGCTGCGCGACAGCAACATTCAGATGGTGCAATTCAACAATCGGCTGGCGACGCTCACCAGCGTCGTGGATGACAACAAGTCGGATCTGGATGCGGCGCTGAACGACCTCTCGAGCGCGGTGGGCGAGGTGCAGCGCTTCATTGCCGGAACGCGCGACGAGACGAGCGAGCAGATCGATCGGCTCGGCAAGGCAATTCAGCCCCTGGTGGATCAGCACATGGCGCTGGAGAACATTCTCCACGGCGCACCAACCGCGCTGAGCAACTTCTTCAACGACTACAACGCCGATACCGGAACGATCGTGGGCGGGTTCGGGATCATGGACTTCGCCAATCCGGTCGCGTCGGGATTGATAGCCCCGATTCCCATCCCCGGGTGTGCGCAGGTGCAGGCGATCGAAAACGTCACCGCCACCGAATCAGGCAAGCTGTGTGCGCTATTCCTCGGGCCCGGGCTGCGGGTGCTGAACTTCAACAGCCTGCCGATCCCGATCAACCCGTTCATTCAGAAGGGGATTGACCCGGCAAACGTCGAGTACACCGAAGACCGGCTGGCACCAGGCGGCGCGGGCCCCAAGCCCGGACCGCCCGAAACCCTGCCCGCGATATCGGCGTACACCGGTCTGAACGGTGACTCGGTGGTGCCCGGACCTGCGCCGTCGGTACCGCTGCCACGGATACCAGGCGCCGCGATGCCCGAACCCCCACCGCCGTCCACACCGGTGCCGCCGCCGCCGAGCCTGCCCGGCATGCTTCTGCCGGCCGAAGCGGGGCACCCATGA